In a genomic window of Variovorax paradoxus:
- a CDS encoding amino acid adenylation domain-containing protein: MSIGIVPSVRDGDAVGLSYAQEQLCFLQKLEPGLTAYNLPRVFRLEGALDAEALERAFHAVIARHAILRTSFFEQDGVPMQRVHARAPFSLERLDLGTLPADERQQALAEAVRRTAAHVFDLGSAPALVAQLVTLGDDRHVLAVCLHHVVSDAWSNPILAGDLAQAYRLALRAGGAVALPPLPVQYADYAVWQRASVQGGALAGQLELWNRHLGPEVPALDLPTDRTRAARKTFAGTALGFELPPALALAVQKFCRAEKCTPFVALLAAWQVLLSRHSGQGDFAIGVPNAGRHREEVSELLGFFVTTQVFRARLSPRQSLRAVCRQVRSDALAALDNADLPFEVLLASRKERRDPARSPLFQVMFGVQMSGEAVGLDLEGVRAEMEEFDDAGAKFDLSLDFYIGAQGVRGRLEYNTDLFEARTAQRLVDSYLRVLQALASDADCLLANLVLTGGEERARLMRWSENLPHRGDAEPVHRLIARQARRAPDAVAVVFGDSAWSYAQLDARANRLAHRLVGLGVRPDTPVGIALERGFEMVVGLLAILKAGGAYVPIDPEYPRDRIAYMLEDSGVALLLTQSHVGATLPEREGVRTIELDLLDLEAGPDTDPGVELHGEHLAYVIYTSGSTGRPKGAANRHRSLYNRLAWMQDAYALGEADTVLQKTPFSFDVSVWEFFWPLMQGARLVVARPGDHREPARLVDLIRRHGVTTLHFVPSMLQAFLAHDGVQACASLRRIVCSGEALPAEVQARVFERLPSAQLYNLYGPTEAAIDVTHWRCRADGRNHVAIGRPIAGTKTYVLDDGLNLAAAGMPGELYLGGIGLARGYLGRSALSSERFVADPFGDTGERLYRTGDLVRWRDDGELEYLGRIDHQVKIRGLRIELGEIEAQLLAQPGVREAVVVAQPATGGARLVAYVSPAPSQVLETAPLKQRLLQVLPEYMVPGAIVVLETLPLNANGKVDRKALPLPEAPGAATRVAPAREIERAICAIWSEVLGQDGFGIHDNFFDIGGHSLLLVQVQSQIQSRLGFAVPLVDLFRHSTVASQAQRLSPAHSEEPAMQLARDGARRQREAMLRRRRAAGGMH; encoded by the coding sequence ATGAGCATCGGCATCGTCCCCTCGGTGCGCGATGGCGATGCCGTCGGGCTCTCCTATGCGCAGGAGCAGCTCTGCTTCCTGCAGAAGCTCGAGCCCGGTCTCACGGCCTACAACCTGCCGCGGGTGTTCCGCCTCGAGGGCGCGCTCGACGCCGAGGCGCTGGAGCGCGCTTTCCACGCGGTGATCGCGCGCCACGCCATCCTGCGCACCAGCTTCTTCGAGCAGGACGGCGTGCCGATGCAGCGCGTGCACGCCCGCGCGCCGTTCTCGCTGGAGCGCCTCGACCTCGGGACGCTGCCGGCCGACGAGCGGCAGCAGGCGCTGGCCGAGGCCGTGCGCCGCACCGCCGCGCATGTGTTCGATCTGGGCAGCGCGCCCGCGTTGGTCGCCCAGTTGGTGACGCTGGGCGACGACCGGCACGTGCTGGCCGTGTGCCTGCATCACGTCGTGTCCGATGCCTGGTCGAACCCGATCCTCGCCGGCGACCTGGCCCAGGCCTACAGGCTGGCGTTGCGCGCTGGCGGCGCGGTCGCGCTGCCGCCGCTGCCCGTGCAGTACGCCGACTATGCGGTGTGGCAGCGCGCGAGCGTGCAGGGCGGGGCGCTGGCGGGGCAGCTCGAGCTCTGGAACCGGCACCTGGGCCCGGAAGTTCCCGCGCTCGACCTGCCGACCGACCGCACGCGCGCCGCGCGGAAGACCTTCGCGGGCACGGCGCTGGGCTTCGAACTGCCGCCGGCGCTGGCGCTCGCGGTACAGAAGTTCTGCCGCGCCGAGAAGTGCACGCCTTTCGTCGCGCTGCTGGCGGCATGGCAGGTCCTGCTGTCGCGACACAGCGGGCAGGGCGATTTCGCCATCGGCGTGCCCAATGCCGGGCGGCATCGCGAGGAAGTGAGCGAGCTGCTCGGCTTCTTCGTGACCACGCAGGTGTTTCGCGCGCGGCTCTCGCCGCGGCAGAGCCTGCGCGCGGTCTGCCGGCAGGTCCGCTCCGACGCGTTGGCCGCGCTCGACAACGCCGACCTTCCGTTCGAGGTGCTGCTCGCGAGCCGCAAGGAACGACGCGATCCTGCGCGCAGCCCGTTGTTCCAGGTGATGTTCGGCGTGCAGATGTCGGGCGAGGCGGTGGGGCTCGATCTCGAAGGCGTGCGCGCGGAGATGGAGGAGTTCGACGACGCGGGCGCCAAGTTCGACCTCTCGCTGGATTTCTACATCGGCGCGCAGGGCGTGCGCGGCCGGCTCGAATACAACACGGACCTGTTCGAGGCGCGCACCGCGCAGCGGCTGGTCGACAGCTACCTGCGCGTGCTGCAGGCACTGGCATCCGATGCCGACTGCCTGCTGGCGAACCTGGTGCTGACGGGCGGCGAGGAGCGCGCGCGGCTCATGCGCTGGAGCGAGAACCTGCCGCACCGCGGCGACGCCGAACCGGTGCACCGCCTCATCGCTCGCCAGGCGCGCCGCGCACCCGATGCGGTGGCCGTGGTGTTCGGCGACAGCGCGTGGAGCTATGCCCAGCTCGACGCGCGCGCGAATCGCCTGGCCCATCGCCTGGTCGGCCTGGGCGTTCGTCCCGACACACCGGTCGGCATCGCGCTGGAGCGCGGCTTCGAGATGGTGGTGGGGCTGCTGGCCATCCTCAAGGCCGGCGGCGCCTACGTGCCCATCGACCCCGAATACCCGAGGGACCGCATCGCCTACATGCTCGAGGACAGCGGCGTCGCGCTGCTGCTGACCCAGAGCCACGTCGGCGCGACGCTGCCCGAGCGCGAGGGCGTGCGGACGATCGAACTGGACCTGCTGGACCTGGAGGCCGGGCCGGACACCGACCCCGGCGTGGAGCTGCACGGCGAGCACCTGGCCTACGTCATCTACACCTCCGGCTCCACCGGCCGTCCCAAGGGCGCGGCCAATCGCCACCGCTCGCTGTACAACCGCCTCGCGTGGATGCAGGATGCGTACGCGCTCGGCGAGGCCGACACGGTGCTGCAGAAGACCCCGTTCAGCTTCGATGTCTCGGTCTGGGAGTTCTTCTGGCCGCTGATGCAGGGCGCGCGCCTCGTGGTGGCCCGGCCGGGTGATCACCGCGAGCCGGCCAGGCTGGTCGATCTGATCCGCCGGCACGGTGTCACCACCCTCCATTTCGTGCCCTCGATGCTGCAGGCCTTCCTGGCCCACGACGGCGTGCAGGCGTGCGCCAGCCTCCGGCGCATCGTGTGCAGCGGAGAGGCGCTGCCGGCGGAAGTGCAGGCGAGGGTGTTCGAACGCCTGCCGAGCGCGCAGTTGTACAACCTGTACGGCCCGACCGAGGCGGCCATCGACGTCACGCACTGGCGCTGCAGGGCGGACGGCCGCAACCACGTCGCCATCGGCCGCCCGATCGCGGGCACGAAGACCTATGTGCTCGACGACGGACTGAATCTCGCGGCGGCGGGAATGCCGGGCGAGCTGTACCTGGGCGGCATCGGGCTGGCGCGCGGCTATCTGGGCAGGAGTGCGCTCTCGTCGGAGCGCTTCGTCGCCGATCCATTCGGCGACACGGGCGAGCGGCTCTATCGCACCGGCGACCTGGTGCGCTGGCGCGACGACGGCGAACTGGAGTACCTGGGGCGCATCGACCACCAGGTGAAGATCCGGGGCCTGCGCATCGAGCTCGGGGAGATCGAGGCGCAACTGCTGGCGCAGCCCGGCGTGCGCGAGGCGGTGGTGGTCGCGCAGCCGGCGACCGGCGGGGCACGGCTCGTGGCCTATGTCTCGCCCGCGCCTTCGCAGGTGCTGGAGACGGCGCCGCTGAAGCAGCGATTGCTGCAGGTGCTGCCCGAGTACATGGTGCCGGGGGCGATCGTGGTGCTGGAGACGCTGCCGCTGAATGCCAACGGCAAGGTCGACCGCAAGGCCCTGCCCCTGCCCGAGGCTCCCGGTGCCGCCACCCGCGTGGCCCCCGCGCGCGAGATCGAGCGCGCGATCTGCGCCATCTGGAGCGAGGTGCTGGGCCAGGACGGCTTCGGCATCCACGACAACTTCTTCGACATCGGCGGCCATTCGCTGCTGCTGGTGCAGGTGCAGTCGCAGATCCAGTCGCGGCTGGGTTTCGCGGTGCCGCTGGTCGATCTGTTCCGGCATTCCACCGTCGCGTCGCAGGCGCAGCGGCTGAGCCCGGCCCATTCGGAAGAACCCGCCATGCAGCTCGCGCGCGACGGTGCGCGCAGGCAGCGCGAGGCCATGTTGCGGCGAAGAAGAGCCGCGGGAGGAATGCACTGA
- a CDS encoding amino acid adenylation domain-containing protein codes for MSVTSTIAPTPDTTFPLSAEQRAVPAGAARLLLSMGIDGTLDAAALRIAVESVLRAHGALCAAIRQVPGYRGPRQQYFDEMPPLTWRSAELGGAADGALDAWLEAFNAEPLAIERGEVVGAALLRTGAASHTLALSLSPLVADRESLQNLFDQIATASLGEGALDPEDIFQHARFVEWREDLLEGEDADQGRAYWQRLATEAAALAPPRLLAGRGGAPADAARRIVAEAAIDAALATRVTALAEALGTQPETLLQAAWWLLMARLHGAGRFVGGWQHDCRRDYAPMQGAVGLFDKVLPVLVDVAEDESFAHWTGRLDAALAAHVEVQEYWPVDAPPIAAQAAVGFVSHEAPRQHGSSVRWRLTGLPGPMPGFELALQAAWGTDGAQLSLHADAARHGPAALDRLLLQFVTLLEAAVAQPAAPVGTLPLVGPRERALLLAHDTPPLDVGTQTVAERVAHWARTTPDAAALAAGTQCLGYREFDEGINRLAHWLVAQGVTPGAIVALNLPRSVDLPLAMFAAWRAGAAYLPLEPGWPEARRAAVLADARPALVLEGALPALDGLPAHAPAHRIAPNDLAYVLYTSGSTGTPKGVAIEHGQLLNYVAAASAAMKLDGCRRWALTSSVVADLGNTALFGAFFNGACLVVASGQEAKDARAFADFMERHAIDALKIVPSHLEALLECEAPRLPRTLVLGGEAAPRALVERIAALAPQCAIYNHYGPTETTVGVMVHAVTPGAPLPAQLPLTQVLANNRVRVLDAALALVPAGGLGEVYVGGAQLCRGYLNREPGDAFVADPFAPGERLYRTGDLAHVLADGGLCLAGRADHQVKVHGFRVEPAEIEAVLLAQPGVRQAVVLAAPDAAGATALSAFFVADGASADGHALRERLAALLPAHMVPASFTALEAFARLPNGKIDRLALSVLAPAAAERKVHVAPRDALEAVLAEGMATLLGSDPIGVEDDFFELGGHSLQVIKLVARIRKLLQVEVAAGLVFDHPTPAALAAALREASGDAQALERLAQAARQPEPSEVGEAA; via the coding sequence ATGAGCGTGACGAGCACCATCGCCCCCACCCCCGACACCACCTTCCCGCTGAGCGCCGAGCAGCGCGCCGTGCCCGCGGGCGCGGCCCGCCTGCTGCTGTCGATGGGCATCGACGGCACGCTCGATGCCGCGGCCCTGCGCATCGCCGTCGAGAGCGTGCTGCGCGCCCATGGCGCGCTGTGCGCGGCGATCCGGCAGGTGCCCGGCTACCGCGGCCCGCGGCAGCAGTACTTCGACGAGATGCCGCCGCTGACGTGGCGTTCGGCCGAGCTCGGCGGCGCGGCCGATGGCGCGCTCGACGCATGGCTCGAGGCCTTCAATGCCGAGCCGCTGGCGATCGAGCGCGGCGAAGTCGTCGGCGCCGCGCTGCTGCGCACGGGCGCGGCGAGCCACACGCTGGCGCTGTCGCTGAGCCCGCTGGTGGCGGACCGCGAGAGCCTGCAGAACCTGTTCGACCAGATCGCCACCGCGAGCCTCGGCGAGGGCGCGCTCGACCCCGAGGACATCTTCCAGCACGCGCGTTTCGTCGAGTGGCGCGAGGACCTGCTCGAGGGCGAGGACGCGGACCAGGGCCGCGCCTACTGGCAGCGGCTGGCGACCGAGGCCGCGGCGCTCGCGCCGCCGCGCCTGCTGGCGGGACGCGGTGGTGCCCCGGCCGATGCCGCACGTCGCATCGTGGCCGAGGCCGCCATCGACGCCGCGTTGGCGACGCGCGTGACGGCACTTGCCGAGGCCCTCGGCACGCAGCCCGAGACCCTGCTGCAGGCCGCCTGGTGGCTGTTGATGGCGCGCCTCCACGGTGCGGGCCGCTTCGTCGGCGGCTGGCAGCACGACTGCCGGCGCGACTACGCACCGATGCAGGGGGCGGTCGGCCTGTTCGACAAGGTGCTGCCGGTGCTGGTCGACGTGGCGGAGGACGAGTCCTTCGCCCACTGGACCGGCCGGCTCGACGCCGCCCTGGCCGCGCATGTCGAGGTGCAGGAGTACTGGCCGGTCGATGCGCCGCCGATCGCGGCCCAGGCGGCGGTCGGCTTCGTCTCGCACGAGGCACCGCGGCAGCATGGTTCCTCCGTGCGCTGGCGCCTGACCGGATTGCCGGGCCCGATGCCCGGCTTCGAACTCGCGCTGCAGGCCGCATGGGGCACTGACGGCGCGCAGCTGTCGCTGCACGCCGATGCCGCGCGCCACGGCCCTGCCGCGCTCGACCGTCTGCTGCTGCAGTTCGTCACGCTGCTCGAGGCCGCCGTCGCGCAGCCCGCTGCACCGGTCGGCACGCTGCCGCTGGTCGGGCCGCGCGAACGCGCGCTGCTGCTCGCGCACGACACGCCGCCGCTCGATGTCGGCACGCAGACCGTGGCCGAGCGCGTCGCGCACTGGGCCCGGACGACGCCCGACGCCGCGGCGCTCGCGGCCGGGACGCAGTGCCTGGGCTATCGCGAGTTCGACGAAGGCATCAACCGCCTGGCGCACTGGCTCGTGGCGCAGGGCGTGACGCCCGGCGCGATCGTCGCGCTCAACCTGCCGCGTTCGGTCGACCTGCCGCTGGCCATGTTCGCCGCCTGGCGCGCGGGCGCCGCCTACCTGCCGCTGGAGCCGGGCTGGCCCGAGGCGCGGCGCGCGGCCGTGCTCGCCGATGCCCGGCCCGCGCTGGTGCTCGAGGGCGCGCTGCCCGCGCTCGACGGCCTGCCCGCGCATGCCCCCGCGCACCGCATCGCGCCGAACGACCTGGCCTATGTGCTCTACACCTCGGGCTCCACCGGCACGCCCAAGGGCGTGGCCATCGAGCACGGCCAGTTGCTGAACTACGTGGCGGCCGCCTCGGCCGCGATGAAGCTCGACGGCTGCCGCCGCTGGGCGCTCACGAGTTCGGTCGTGGCCGACCTCGGCAACACCGCGCTGTTCGGCGCCTTCTTCAACGGCGCCTGCCTGGTGGTGGCGTCCGGGCAGGAGGCGAAGGATGCGCGGGCCTTCGCCGACTTCATGGAGCGGCACGCGATCGACGCGCTCAAGATCGTGCCTTCGCACCTCGAGGCGCTGCTCGAATGCGAAGCGCCGCGGCTGCCGCGCACCCTGGTGCTGGGCGGCGAGGCCGCGCCGCGTGCGCTGGTCGAGCGCATCGCGGCGCTCGCACCCCAGTGCGCGATCTACAACCACTACGGGCCGACCGAGACCACGGTCGGCGTGATGGTCCATGCCGTGACGCCGGGCGCGCCGCTGCCCGCGCAGTTGCCGCTGACGCAGGTGCTCGCGAACAACCGCGTGCGCGTGCTCGATGCCGCGCTGGCCCTGGTGCCGGCGGGCGGACTCGGCGAGGTCTATGTCGGCGGCGCGCAGCTGTGCCGTGGCTACCTGAACCGTGAGCCCGGCGATGCCTTCGTCGCCGACCCGTTCGCGCCCGGCGAGCGCCTCTACCGCACCGGCGACCTGGCCCATGTGCTGGCCGACGGCGGCCTGTGCCTCGCGGGGCGCGCGGACCACCAGGTCAAGGTGCATGGCTTTCGCGTGGAGCCGGCCGAGATCGAGGCGGTGCTGCTGGCACAGCCCGGCGTGCGGCAGGCCGTGGTGCTCGCCGCGCCCGATGCGGCGGGCGCGACGGCGCTGTCGGCATTCTTCGTCGCCGATGGCGCCTCGGCCGACGGCCATGCGCTGCGCGAGCGGCTGGCCGCGCTGCTGCCCGCGCACATGGTGCCGGCCAGCTTCACCGCGTTGGAGGCCTTCGCGCGCCTGCCGAACGGAAAGATCGACCGTCTCGCGCTGAGCGTGCTCGCACCGGCCGCGGCCGAACGCAAGGTTCATGTCGCGCCGCGCGATGCGCTCGAGGCCGTGCTGGCCGAGGGCATGGCCACCTTGCTCGGCAGCGACCCGATCGGCGTGGAGGACGATTTCTTCGAACTCGGCGGCCATTCGCTGCAGGTCATCAAGCTGGTCGCGCGCATCCGCAAGCTGCTGCAGGTGGAGGTGGCGGCGGGCCTGGTGTTCGACCATCCGACGCCGGCGGCGCTGGCAGCGGCGCTGCGCGAAGCGAGCGGCGATGCGCAGGCGCTCGAGCGGCTGGCGCAAGCGGCACGGCAACCCGAGCCGAGCGAAGTGGGCGAGGCCGCATGA